In one Deinococcus aquiradiocola genomic region, the following are encoded:
- the hemC gene encoding hydroxymethylbilane synthase: protein MRSITVGTRGSTLALAQTRWVVARLKEEWPDTDFRIQTISTKGDKSKESLSSMAQKGDKGFWVKEIEDALLTNRIDIAVHSLKDLPTTQPEGLEVASIPQRVDARDVLIGKEGMKRLAELPQGARVGTSSVRRKAFLRAFRPDLNILDLRGNIDTRMAALSSGEYDAIILAAAGLIRLELRPRIDEFLESDIMLPAPGQGALALETRSDDDLSVEVAYAIHDRNTDDRITAEREFLAGLGAGCMAPVGAHATIKGGIITLEGWVGALDGSQVIRATTSGDVAECADLGAELAQDMLNQGAAALIEAARV, encoded by the coding sequence ATGCGTTCTATTACCGTCGGCACGCGGGGAAGTACACTCGCCCTCGCGCAAACCCGCTGGGTGGTGGCCCGCCTCAAGGAAGAGTGGCCAGACACCGATTTCCGGATCCAGACCATCTCCACCAAAGGGGACAAGTCCAAGGAAAGCCTCAGCAGCATGGCCCAGAAGGGCGACAAGGGCTTCTGGGTGAAGGAGATCGAGGACGCGCTCCTCACGAACCGCATCGACATCGCCGTGCACAGTCTCAAGGACCTGCCGACCACGCAGCCGGAAGGTCTGGAGGTCGCCAGCATCCCGCAGCGCGTCGACGCGCGCGACGTGCTGATCGGCAAGGAAGGCATGAAGCGCCTCGCGGAACTCCCGCAGGGCGCGCGCGTCGGCACGTCCAGCGTGCGCCGCAAGGCGTTCCTGCGCGCGTTCCGTCCGGACCTGAACATCCTCGACCTGCGCGGCAACATCGACACCCGCATGGCGGCCCTCAGCAGCGGCGAGTACGACGCGATCATCCTGGCGGCCGCCGGCCTCATCCGCCTGGAGCTGCGCCCGCGCATCGACGAGTTCCTGGAGAGCGACATCATGCTGCCCGCCCCCGGTCAGGGCGCGCTGGCGCTCGAGACGCGCAGCGACGACGACCTGTCCGTGGAGGTCGCGTACGCCATCCACGACCGCAACACCGACGACCGCATCACCGCCGAACGCGAGTTCCTGGCGGGCCTCGGGGCGGGCTGCATGGCGCCGGTCGGCGCGCACGCCACCATCAAGGGCGGCATCATCACGCTGGAAGGCTGGGTGGGCGCGCTGGACGGCTCGCAGGTGATCCGCGCGACCACCAGCGGCGACGTGGCCGAGTGCGCCGACCTGGGTGCGGAACTCGCGCAGGACATGCTGAACCAGGGCGCGGCCGCCCTGATCGAAGCGGCCCGCGTCTGA
- a CDS encoding VanW family protein, which translates to MRDVNRLLTVTVALAAALLPTAAHAATPTQQAPRKAAPAQAAAFKLVLNAQEPRITGGKLQKIDVTKSWPMNDKGVTASRGAKKFSSLLSAGLDAAQKQIDARAPKPATFRNVGGHWTATQQNGWTLDREATKQAILKAILAGQDRAEAVVKVTAPTRSVQVLADRGVLEHVSTGTSSFKGSPAFRVTNVLVGAQKLDNFFVAPGHTFDFAKEVGDISASTGFVKGYVISGGTLEKEDGGGICQVSTTIFRAMYQAGLPIVERHEHSHRVEYYDPVGFEATVYAPAKNLRMKNDTARYLFVQASWDRKAQTLRFDLFGTKPDRTVSIGKPVVTDFKPAATPSYTPDNRVRPGGRRLLDVPVQGMTSTIVRTIKAPGGKVTRDTLKSVYKPWGAVYGVAPGDARLK; encoded by the coding sequence ATGAGAGACGTGAACCGCCTGCTGACCGTCACCGTGGCCCTCGCCGCCGCCCTCCTGCCCACCGCCGCCCACGCCGCCACGCCTACCCAGCAGGCCCCCAGGAAGGCCGCGCCCGCCCAGGCCGCCGCCTTCAAGCTGGTGCTGAACGCCCAGGAGCCGCGCATCACGGGCGGGAAACTCCAGAAGATAGACGTGACGAAGTCATGGCCCATGAACGATAAGGGCGTCACCGCGAGCCGCGGCGCGAAGAAGTTCAGCAGCCTGCTGAGTGCCGGGCTGGACGCCGCGCAGAAGCAGATCGACGCGCGCGCCCCGAAACCCGCCACCTTCCGCAACGTGGGCGGCCACTGGACCGCCACGCAGCAGAACGGCTGGACGCTCGACCGCGAAGCCACCAAGCAGGCGATCCTGAAGGCCATCCTGGCCGGGCAGGACCGCGCCGAGGCGGTCGTGAAGGTCACGGCGCCCACCCGCAGCGTGCAGGTCCTCGCGGACCGCGGCGTGCTGGAGCACGTCTCGACCGGCACGAGCAGTTTCAAGGGCAGCCCTGCCTTCCGCGTCACGAACGTCCTGGTGGGCGCGCAGAAGCTCGACAACTTCTTCGTCGCGCCCGGCCACACCTTCGACTTCGCGAAGGAGGTGGGCGACATCTCCGCCAGCACCGGCTTCGTGAAAGGCTACGTGATCAGCGGCGGCACCCTGGAGAAGGAGGACGGCGGCGGCATCTGTCAGGTGTCCACCACCATCTTCCGCGCCATGTACCAGGCGGGCCTGCCGATCGTGGAGCGCCACGAGCACTCGCACCGCGTGGAGTACTACGACCCGGTCGGGTTCGAGGCGACCGTGTACGCGCCCGCCAAGAACCTCCGCATGAAGAACGACACCGCCAGGTACCTGTTCGTGCAGGCCAGCTGGGACAGGAAGGCGCAGACGCTGCGCTTCGACCTGTTCGGCACGAAACCCGACCGGACCGTCAGCATCGGCAAGCCCGTCGTGACGGACTTCAAGCCCGCCGCCACGCCCAGCTACACGCCCGACAACCGCGTGCGTCCCGGCGGTCGCCGCCTGCTGGACGTGCCGGTGCAGGGCATGACGAGCACCATCGTGCGGACCATCAAGGCGCCAGGCGGCAAGGTCACGCGCGATACCCTCAAGAGCGTCTACAAGCCCTGGGGCGCGGTGTACGGCGTGGCGCCCGGTGACGCCCGCCTGAAGTAA
- a CDS encoding DUF418 domain-containing protein, producing the protein MTLSPESGPPESSPPEPLLHEPLSPGPLSPAPPPAPPAPGAVRPGERWALPDLLRGLAILGILCVNMQDFAGYDEWTQRGPDRAAQVFVDVFLNGKFISLFAVLFGAGMLTILSRSGAARLLRRLLLLLLLGTAHFVLLWHGDIISLYAVLGLVLLPLLARPPAWVLAGSGVILCAWWLLLRVQDALNLASPGSERYSFALHFPPHASWPDVAGVRAAEFAGDLFGSGLYNLEWLLGLLLLGMAAQRSGLLARPERFRPLLRALLVGGVLLGLPLGVTLAWLNTQATELAGLWQVPVRLLGGLLLGLGYAGGVGLLVASGRSGWWRAFAAPGRLALSNYLTQSLVMTTVFYPYGLNLYGRVGALGALLLAFALGALQVWVSAWWLSRHAQGPVEGLLRVLVYGRR; encoded by the coding sequence TTGACCCTCTCCCCCGAGTCCGGCCCGCCCGAGTCCAGTCCCCCCGAGCCCCTGCTGCACGAGCCCCTGTCGCCCGGGCCGCTCTCCCCCGCTCCGCCGCCCGCACCCCCGGCCCCGGGAGCGGTGCGGCCCGGGGAGCGCTGGGCCCTGCCGGACCTGCTGCGCGGCCTGGCGATCCTGGGCATCCTGTGCGTGAACATGCAGGACTTCGCCGGGTACGACGAGTGGACGCAGCGAGGACCGGACCGGGCGGCGCAGGTGTTCGTGGACGTGTTCCTGAACGGCAAGTTCATCTCGCTGTTCGCGGTGCTGTTCGGGGCGGGCATGCTGACCATCCTGTCGCGCTCCGGCGCGGCGCGGCTGCTGCGGCGACTGCTGCTGCTGCTGCTGCTGGGGACCGCGCACTTCGTGCTGCTGTGGCACGGGGACATCATCTCGCTGTACGCGGTGCTGGGCCTCGTGCTGCTGCCGCTGCTGGCCCGGCCGCCCGCCTGGGTGCTGGCGGGGTCGGGCGTGATCCTGTGCGCGTGGTGGCTGCTGCTGCGCGTGCAGGACGCCCTGAACCTCGCGTCGCCCGGCTCGGAACGGTACTCGTTCGCGCTGCATTTCCCGCCGCACGCGTCCTGGCCGGACGTGGCCGGGGTGCGTGCGGCGGAGTTCGCGGGCGACCTGTTCGGCAGCGGGCTGTACAACCTGGAGTGGCTGCTGGGCCTGCTGCTGCTCGGCATGGCCGCGCAACGCTCCGGGCTGCTGGCCCGCCCGGAGCGGTTCCGGCCGCTGCTGCGCGCCCTGCTGGTGGGTGGGGTGCTGCTGGGCCTGCCGCTCGGCGTGACGCTCGCGTGGCTGAACACGCAGGCGACAGAACTGGCGGGCCTGTGGCAGGTGCCGGTGCGGCTGCTGGGCGGCCTGCTGCTGGGCCTGGGGTACGCGGGCGGGGTGGGCCTGCTGGTGGCGTCCGGGCGCAGCGGGTGGTGGAGGGCGTTCGCTGCGCCCGGACGGCTGGCGCTCAGCAATTACCTCACGCAGTCGCTCGTGATGACGACCGTCTTCTACCCGTACGGCCTGAACCTGTACGGGCGGGTGGGCGCGCTGGGGGCACTGCTGCTGGCGTTCGCGCTGGGGGCCCTGCAGGTGTGGGTCTCGGCGTGGTGGCTCAGCAGGCACGCGCAGGGGCCGGTGGAGGGCCTGCTGCGCGTGCTGGTGTACGGTCGCCGCTGA
- a CDS encoding MmcQ/YjbR family DNA-binding protein, producing the protein MQTVTALRAAAAALPGTQETFPFGLDTLVLKVGGRMYALIGLRDDPLTLSLKCDPARAEALRAEHARVTPGYHLNKRHWNTLTLGPPSPADGVAPLLPDALVLDLLRHSHALVLAGLTRAQREALQAGSS; encoded by the coding sequence ATGCAGACCGTGACAGCACTGCGGGCGGCGGCCGCTGCCCTGCCCGGCACGCAGGAGACCTTCCCGTTCGGGCTGGATACGCTGGTCCTCAAGGTGGGCGGACGCATGTACGCCCTGATCGGCCTGCGGGACGACCCGCTCACCCTGAGCCTGAAGTGTGATCCGGCCCGCGCGGAGGCCCTGCGCGCCGAGCACGCGCGCGTCACGCCCGGCTACCACCTGAACAAACGGCACTGGAACACCCTGACGCTCGGCCCGCCCAGCCCGGCGGACGGGGTGGCCCCCCTGCTCCCGGACGCGCTGGTGCTGGACCTGCTGCGGCACAGTCACGCGCTCGTGCTGGCCGGACTGACGCGCGCTCAGCGGGAAGCGCTGCAGGCGGGCAGCTCCTGA
- a CDS encoding SufE family protein — MTDTPAALPEKLAAIAQMFKSAPKPLRLQALLEYSKKLPPVPDKYLEHPEFMQPVPECASPFFLVTEQADDHVRMFFKVPEEAPTVRGYAGILTEGLQGATPEEILNVPDQFYMEMGLSELITPMRLRGMGAILHRLKAAVREQDAEQHAG, encoded by the coding sequence ATGACCGACACCCCCGCCGCGCTGCCCGAGAAGCTGGCCGCCATCGCGCAGATGTTCAAGTCCGCGCCGAAACCGCTGCGCCTGCAGGCCCTGCTGGAGTACAGCAAGAAACTCCCGCCCGTCCCCGACAAGTACCTGGAGCACCCGGAATTCATGCAGCCCGTCCCGGAGTGCGCGTCGCCGTTCTTCCTGGTGACGGAGCAGGCGGACGACCACGTCCGGATGTTCTTCAAGGTGCCGGAAGAAGCGCCCACCGTGCGCGGCTACGCGGGCATCCTGACGGAGGGCCTGCAGGGTGCCACGCCCGAGGAGATCCTGAACGTCCCCGACCAGTTCTACATGGAGATGGGCCTGTCGGAACTCATCACGCCGATGCGGCTGCGCGGCATGGGCGCCATCCTGCACCGCCTGAAGGCCGCCGTGCGCGAACAGGACGCAGAGCAGCACGCCGGATAA
- a CDS encoding sulfurtransferase, translated as MTDYAKDVLVTTDWVAEHAQDAHIKLIEVDEDILLYDTGHIRGAQKLDWQLDLWESVEREFIGAQALSELLGRLGVTPDDTVVLYGDKSNWWASYAYWFLTYNGVQNLKIMNGGRQKWAAEGRELTTDASDTQPAAAYPGLTRNEDLRAYRDEVKAHIQAVKDGKGALVDVRSPDEFSGKVTHMPNYPQEGVLRGGHIPGARSIPWAKATNEDGTFKSADELKALYEGEGVTPDKDVIAYCRIAERSSHSWFVLRELLGYKNVKNYDGSWTEWGNSVGVPIEKSYSEA; from the coding sequence ATGACCGATTACGCCAAAGACGTGCTGGTAACCACCGACTGGGTCGCCGAGCACGCCCAGGACGCCCACATCAAACTGATCGAGGTGGACGAGGACATCCTGCTGTACGACACCGGCCACATCCGTGGCGCGCAGAAGCTCGACTGGCAACTCGACCTGTGGGAAAGCGTCGAACGTGAATTCATCGGCGCGCAGGCCCTCAGCGAACTGCTCGGCAGGCTCGGCGTCACGCCGGACGACACCGTCGTCCTGTACGGCGACAAGAGCAACTGGTGGGCCAGCTACGCGTACTGGTTCCTCACGTACAACGGCGTGCAGAACCTCAAGATCATGAACGGCGGCCGCCAGAAGTGGGCCGCCGAGGGCCGCGAACTCACCACGGACGCGTCCGACACGCAGCCCGCCGCCGCGTACCCCGGCCTGACCCGCAACGAGGACCTCCGCGCGTACCGCGACGAGGTCAAGGCGCACATCCAGGCGGTCAAGGACGGCAAGGGCGCCCTCGTGGACGTCCGCAGCCCCGACGAGTTCAGCGGCAAGGTCACGCACATGCCCAACTACCCGCAGGAAGGCGTGCTGCGCGGCGGCCACATCCCCGGCGCGCGCAGCATCCCCTGGGCCAAGGCCACCAACGAGGACGGCACCTTCAAGAGCGCCGACGAACTCAAGGCCCTGTACGAGGGTGAAGGCGTCACGCCCGACAAGGACGTCATCGCGTACTGCCGCATCGCGGAACGCAGCAGCCACAGCTGGTTCGTGCTGCGCGAACTGCTCGGCTACAAGAACGTCAAGAACTACGACGGCAGCTGGACCGAGTGGGGCAACAGCGTCGGCGTGCCGATCGAGAAGAGCTACAGCGAAGCCTGA
- a CDS encoding M20/M25/M40 family metallo-hydrolase — protein MTAPDAPAPHAQDLAPYVRQGRADLAALVALESVSAQGRMLPETADAVTALLEAEGFTVRRSPGQVAPILLAEAGEGDTTLLIYNHYDVQPETPAELWDSPPFTLTERDGRLYGRGVSDDKGELVSRLAAVRAVRAAHGGTLPLRVRWLIEGEEEVGSPSIAAFVEAHAADLQADGCWWEFGSISEEGRPVVSLGLKGIVCLELRCRVSDSDLHSSLGAVVDNPLYRLSRAIASMRDDAGRVTIPGFYDAVRAPGPVDLDALASLPDPRGPLAGSYGVRGFLGDADAREANRRTNFEPALNVNGLHGGYGDAGSKTVLPASGFAKIDFRLVPDQDPAEIVRLLRAHLDAQGLHDIEVVELESHEHAARSDVAHPFVQAALAAARDSSLQEPVVHPSAGGSGPMHPFVQHLGVACVAMGIGNVGGRVHAPNENIRVQDFERGVRFGVTFLERLARTSFRCP, from the coding sequence ATGACCGCACCCGACGCGCCCGCCCCCCACGCCCAGGACCTCGCCCCTTACGTGCGGCAGGGCCGCGCGGACCTCGCGGCACTCGTCGCGCTGGAATCCGTGAGCGCCCAGGGGCGCATGCTGCCGGAAACGGCGGACGCCGTGACGGCCCTGCTGGAAGCGGAGGGGTTCACGGTGCGGCGCTCGCCCGGCCAGGTCGCGCCCATCCTGCTCGCCGAGGCGGGCGAGGGCGACACCACCCTCCTCATCTACAACCACTACGACGTGCAGCCGGAAACGCCTGCCGAACTGTGGGACTCGCCGCCGTTCACGCTCACCGAACGGGACGGGCGGCTGTACGGGCGCGGCGTGTCGGACGACAAGGGTGAACTCGTGTCGCGCCTCGCGGCCGTGCGCGCCGTGCGGGCCGCGCACGGCGGGACGCTGCCGCTGCGGGTCCGCTGGCTGATCGAGGGTGAGGAGGAGGTCGGCAGTCCCAGCATCGCCGCCTTCGTGGAGGCGCACGCGGCGGACCTGCAGGCGGACGGCTGCTGGTGGGAGTTCGGCAGCATCAGCGAGGAGGGCCGCCCCGTCGTGTCGCTCGGCCTGAAAGGCATCGTGTGCCTGGAACTGCGCTGCCGCGTGTCGGACTCGGACCTGCACAGTTCCCTGGGCGCCGTGGTGGACAACCCCCTGTACCGCCTGAGCCGCGCCATCGCGTCCATGCGCGACGACGCGGGCCGCGTCACCATTCCCGGCTTCTACGACGCGGTGCGCGCGCCCGGACCGGTCGACCTGGACGCGCTCGCGTCCCTGCCGGACCCGCGCGGGCCGCTGGCGGGCAGTTACGGCGTGCGCGGCTTCCTGGGCGACGCGGACGCCCGCGAAGCGAACCGCCGCACGAACTTCGAACCGGCCCTCAACGTGAACGGCCTGCACGGCGGGTACGGCGACGCGGGCAGCAAGACCGTCCTGCCCGCCAGCGGCTTCGCCAAGATCGACTTCCGCCTCGTGCCGGACCAGGACCCCGCCGAGATCGTGCGCCTGCTGCGCGCGCACCTGGACGCGCAGGGCCTGCACGACATCGAGGTCGTGGAACTCGAAAGTCACGAGCACGCGGCCCGCAGCGACGTGGCGCACCCCTTCGTGCAGGCGGCCCTCGCGGCGGCCCGCGACAGTTCCCTGCAGGAGCCGGTCGTCCACCCCTCGGCGGGCGGAAGTGGCCCCATGCATCCCTTCGTGCAGCACCTGGGTGTCGCGTGCGTCGCGATGGGCATCGGGAACGTGGGCGGGCGCGTCCACGCCCCCAACGAGAACATCCGCGTGCAGGACTTCGAGCGCGGCGTGCGCTTCGGCGTGACGTTCCTCGAACGCCTCGCCCGCACCTCCTTCCGCTGCCCCTGA
- a CDS encoding Atu2307/SP_0267 family LLM class monooxygenase produces MQIAIDSFAMVVKDPVSGVTLDPATRTAHLLEEIEAADRSGVYAFGIGEHHRPEYLDSAPTLLLAAAAARTSRIRLNSAVTVLSADDPVRVFQQFATLDLISRGRAELVVGRGSSVEAYPLFGHDLRDYDSLFSEKLDLLLALREQPNIHWSGRHRAPLTGQGVYPRPVQPLLPVWLGVGGTPQSFVRAGTLGLPLMVAIIGGDFRRFRPLVDLYREAGAAAGHAPEALRVGVHAFGFVADTAQEARDTFYPGYAHMLNTLGRERGWGGPNRAQFDAACAPGGPYLIGDPGSVAAKVRYVHEVLGGVSRLAFQMTNAVMPHDRMLHAIDLLGTQVRPRVQDLIQF; encoded by the coding sequence ATGCAGATCGCCATCGACAGCTTCGCCATGGTCGTGAAGGACCCCGTCAGCGGCGTCACCCTGGACCCCGCCACCCGCACCGCGCACCTGCTGGAAGAGATCGAGGCGGCCGACCGCTCCGGCGTGTACGCCTTCGGGATCGGCGAGCACCACCGGCCCGAGTACCTGGATTCCGCACCCACCCTGCTGCTCGCGGCGGCGGCCGCGCGCACCTCCCGCATCCGCCTGAACAGCGCCGTCACGGTCCTCAGCGCCGACGATCCCGTCCGGGTGTTCCAGCAGTTCGCGACGCTGGACCTCATCTCGCGGGGCCGGGCGGAACTCGTGGTGGGACGCGGGTCGAGCGTCGAGGCGTACCCGCTGTTCGGGCACGACCTGCGCGACTACGACAGCCTCTTCAGCGAGAAACTCGACCTGCTGCTCGCCCTGCGCGAACAGCCGAACATCCACTGGTCCGGCCGTCACCGCGCCCCGCTGACCGGGCAGGGCGTGTACCCGCGCCCCGTGCAGCCGCTGCTGCCCGTGTGGCTGGGGGTGGGCGGCACGCCGCAGTCCTTCGTGCGCGCCGGGACACTCGGCCTGCCCCTGATGGTCGCCATCATCGGCGGGGACTTCCGGCGTTTCCGGCCGCTCGTGGACCTGTACCGCGAGGCGGGCGCCGCTGCCGGTCACGCCCCGGAGGCGCTGCGGGTGGGCGTGCACGCCTTCGGGTTCGTGGCCGACACCGCGCAGGAGGCGCGGGACACCTTCTACCCCGGGTACGCGCACATGCTGAACACGCTGGGCCGCGAGCGCGGCTGGGGAGGGCCGAACCGCGCGCAGTTCGACGCGGCGTGCGCGCCGGGCGGCCCGTACCTGATCGGCGATCCGGGCAGTGTCGCCGCGAAGGTCCGGTACGTGCACGAGGTGCTGGGCGGCGTGTCGCGCCTCGCCTTCCAGATGACAAACGCCGTCATGCCGCACGACCGGATGCTGCACGCCATCGACCTGCTCGGCACGCAGGTCCGCCCGCGCGTGCAGGACCTCATACAGTTTTGA
- a CDS encoding MFS transporter — MTATTPAAQTAPVPGVFSPQRRNLTFGIMLSMLIIAFESLAVATVLPQVADGLDGLRLYGWSFSAFFVGFMIATVGLGAWADRSGPARPYLTAAVCFAAGLLVAGLAPSMAVFILGRAVQGFGGGGVVAVAYLAINRGFPDELRARVLALMSGAWVLPGLIGPALASAMAALLSWRGVFLGLLPLVLVAVALTLPALRRIEASGTPIEWSRIQAVSLAAAGLVLGLAALGQRTWLTGSVLAVAGAALALPALGRLYGRAAYRLRQPLDAGFAVRWCLTFGFFGAEALVPLSLQHLRGLSPWQSGLALTGAALLWSLCSFLNSRLDERSGGRYRSRMAVLGAALVAASLAVTGVLLHAPLPSWLIALSWAVGGAGMGFAFQSHTLVVLKAAPEGQEGLVSGNLQLADMLGSALGAGIAGALVAQVGVSHGSGWYLALAALAVALAALVAPRLRDRKPAPASA; from the coding sequence ATGACGGCCACCACGCCCGCCGCCCAGACTGCCCCCGTTCCGGGGGTCTTTTCACCCCAGCGGCGCAACCTGACCTTCGGGATCATGCTGTCCATGCTGATCATCGCCTTCGAGAGCCTCGCCGTGGCGACGGTCCTCCCGCAGGTCGCGGACGGCCTGGACGGCCTGCGCCTGTACGGCTGGTCGTTCAGTGCGTTCTTCGTGGGCTTCATGATCGCCACGGTCGGGCTGGGCGCGTGGGCGGACCGCAGCGGCCCCGCCCGGCCTTACCTGACGGCCGCCGTGTGCTTCGCGGCGGGCCTGCTCGTGGCGGGTCTCGCGCCCAGCATGGCGGTGTTCATCCTGGGGCGCGCCGTGCAGGGCTTCGGGGGGGGCGGGGTGGTGGCGGTCGCGTACCTCGCCATCAACCGGGGCTTCCCGGACGAGCTGCGCGCACGGGTGCTGGCCCTCATGTCGGGCGCGTGGGTGCTGCCCGGCCTGATCGGCCCGGCCCTGGCGAGCGCCATGGCGGCCCTGCTCAGCTGGCGCGGCGTGTTCCTGGGCCTGCTGCCGCTGGTGCTGGTGGCGGTCGCGCTCACGCTGCCCGCCCTGCGGCGCATCGAGGCGTCCGGGACGCCCATCGAGTGGTCCAGGATTCAGGCGGTGAGTCTCGCGGCGGCCGGACTGGTGCTGGGCCTCGCGGCCCTCGGGCAGCGCACGTGGCTGACGGGCAGCGTGCTGGCCGTGGCGGGCGCCGCGCTGGCGCTGCCCGCCCTGGGCCGCCTGTACGGCCGGGCTGCGTACCGGCTTCGGCAGCCGCTCGACGCGGGCTTCGCGGTGCGGTGGTGCCTGACCTTCGGCTTCTTCGGGGCGGAGGCGCTCGTGCCGCTCAGCCTGCAGCACCTGCGCGGCCTGAGCCCCTGGCAGTCCGGGCTGGCCCTGACCGGCGCGGCCCTGCTGTGGTCGCTGTGCTCCTTCCTGAACTCCCGCCTGGACGAACGCAGCGGCGGCCGGTACCGCTCGCGCATGGCGGTGCTGGGCGCGGCCCTCGTCGCCGCGAGCCTCGCGGTGACGGGCGTGCTGCTGCACGCGCCGCTCCCCTCGTGGCTGATCGCGCTCAGCTGGGCGGTCGGCGGGGCCGGGATGGGCTTCGCGTTCCAGTCGCACACGCTGGTGGTCCTCAAGGCCGCCCCGGAGGGGCAGGAGGGCCTCGTGAGCGGCAACCTGCAGCTGGCCGACATGCTCGGCAGCGCGCTGGGGGCGGGCATCGCGGGCGCGCTCGTCGCGCAGGTGGGCGTCAGTCACGGGAGCGGCTGGTACCTGGCGCTCGCGGCGCTGGCCGTGGCCCTCGCGGCGCTCGTCGCGCCCCGCCTGCGGGACCGCAAGCCCGCCCCCGCGAGCGCCTGA
- a CDS encoding rod shape-determining protein, which yields MRFSEDIGIDLGTATFLIYSKNRGLILQEPSVIAMTRDTKEVMAVGEEAYRMLGRTPGNIVAVRPIKDGVIADEGLTEKMITMFLQKVRGGAGRLLGLGPQLMVGVPSGVSDVERRAVLRAALNSGAKRAFLIEEPMAAAIGAGLKIAEPVGSMVVDIGGGSTDIAVISLGGIVVSESLRVAGNEFDESIIRYVRRTHNVMIGERTAEEIKVKVGAATLLTDEDNLIAEVRGRDLINGLPKTISIESRDVVAALEEPVMKIVDGVKRVLEITPPELVSDIIDRGIVMTGGGSLLRNFDEMLRQATGIPVAVAENAIEAVAVGTGMALEMINSNLRHHLVSSDNYLKR from the coding sequence GTGAGATTTTCTGAAGACATTGGCATCGATCTTGGAACCGCGACGTTCCTCATTTACAGCAAAAACCGTGGCCTGATCCTTCAGGAACCCAGCGTCATCGCCATGACCCGCGACACCAAGGAAGTCATGGCGGTCGGCGAGGAAGCCTACCGCATGCTCGGGCGCACGCCCGGCAACATCGTGGCGGTCCGGCCCATCAAGGACGGCGTCATCGCCGACGAGGGCCTCACCGAGAAGATGATCACCATGTTCCTGCAGAAGGTCCGCGGCGGCGCGGGCCGACTGCTGGGCCTCGGGCCGCAACTCATGGTCGGCGTTCCCAGCGGCGTGTCCGACGTGGAACGCCGCGCCGTGCTGCGCGCCGCGCTGAACTCCGGCGCGAAACGCGCCTTCCTGATCGAGGAGCCGATGGCGGCCGCGATCGGGGCAGGCCTCAAGATCGCCGAACCGGTCGGCAGCATGGTCGTCGACATCGGCGGCGGCAGCACCGACATCGCCGTCATCAGCCTGGGCGGCATCGTCGTCAGCGAGTCGCTGCGCGTGGCGGGCAACGAGTTCGACGAGAGCATCATCCGGTACGTGCGCCGCACGCACAACGTCATGATCGGCGAACGCACCGCCGAGGAGATCAAGGTCAAGGTCGGCGCCGCCACCCTCCTCACCGACGAGGACAACCTGATCGCCGAGGTGCGCGGCCGAGACCTCATCAACGGCCTGCCGAAAACCATCTCCATCGAGAGCCGCGACGTGGTCGCCGCCCTCGAAGAGCCCGTCATGAAGATCGTGGACGGCGTGAAACGCGTGCTGGAAATCACGCCGCCCGAACTGGTGAGCGACATCATCGACCGCGGCATCGTCATGACGGGCGGCGGCAGCCTGCTGCGCAACTTCGACGAGATGCTGCGCCAGGCGACCGGCATTCCCGTCGCCGTCGCCGAGAACGCCATCGAGGCGGTCGCGGTCGGCACCGGCATGGCGCTCGAGATGATCAACAGCAACCTCCGTCACCACCTCGTCAGCAGCGACAACTACCTCAAACGCTAA
- the fabZ gene encoding 3-hydroxyacyl-ACP dehydratase FabZ: MTEPHTPTYPLHIQQVLDVLPHRFPFVLVDRVLSAGDGHVHAIKNVTIGEPHFQGHFPQEPVMPGVLILEALAQASMFCLPLAPGTIGYLAGIEGARFKRKVVPGDTLHLHVQLEYFRRGLGKTVCRAEVDGVVAAQAEILFAVGKA, translated from the coding sequence ATGACTGAACCCCACACCCCCACGTATCCGCTCCACATCCAGCAGGTGCTGGACGTGCTCCCCCACCGCTTCCCCTTCGTGCTCGTGGACCGCGTGCTGAGTGCCGGCGACGGCCACGTGCACGCCATCAAGAACGTCACCATCGGCGAGCCGCACTTCCAGGGTCACTTCCCGCAGGAGCCCGTCATGCCGGGCGTCCTGATCCTCGAAGCGCTCGCGCAGGCCAGCATGTTCTGCCTGCCGCTCGCGCCGGGCACCATCGGCTACCTCGCCGGGATCGAGGGTGCGCGCTTCAAACGCAAGGTCGTGCCGGGCGACACCCTGCACCTGCACGTGCAGCTCGAATACTTCCGGCGCGGTCTGGGCAAGACCGTGTGCCGCGCCGAGGTGGACGGCGTGGTCGCCGCGCAGGCCGAGATCCTGTTCGCGGTCGGCAAGGCCTGA